DNA sequence from the Streptomyces canus genome:
CGCGGTGAGAGAACCGTACGGCGTATGGGGCGGGCTGACCGAGGACGAGCGCGAGGAGCTCATGGGGCGGGCGCGGCACCGGCTGGTGTCCGCGTCGTCCGTGGGGAGCGCCGCATCGAACAACTGAAGGAACGTTTCTCCAGGAAGGGCACGCACGCGTGCCCTTCATTCTTTTCGGCCTACCGGTCGGCCGCGCGCGCCAGTTGCTCCAGCGTCGCCGCCACCGCCGGCACCTGGGCCAGATCGGGCAGCGTGAGCGCGACGATCTCCCGCCGGACCGCCGGTTCCAGTGTCACCGTGCGCGCGCCTCGTGGCCGTACGGACTCGACCGCGAGCTGGGGCAGGACGGCGACGCCGAGGCCCGCGCCCACCAGGCCGACGACCGCCGGATAGTCGTCGGTCGCGAAATCGATGCGGGGCGTGAAGCCGGCTCCCTCGCACACCTCGACCAACTGGCCGCGGCAGCGCGGGCATCCGGCGATCCACGACTCCCCGGCGAGCTCCCCGATGGACACGGCCCCCGCGCGCGCGAGCCGGTGCCGCTCCGGTACGAGGGCGACGAGCCGGTCGGTCAGCAGGGGCCGTACGACGAGGTCGTCCCACTCGTCACCGCCCCCGGCACCCTCGTACCGGAAGGCGAGCGCGATGTCGCAGTCGCCCTCCCGCAGCAGGCCGACGGACTGCGGGGGTTCGGCCTCCTCCAGAAAGACGCGGGTGCCGGGGTGGGCGGCGCGCAGGGCGGCGAGGGCGGTGGGGACGAGGGTGGAGCTGCCGCTGGGGAAGGAGACGAGCCGAACGCGCCCGGCCCGCAGGCCGGCGATGGCGGCGACCTCCTCCTCCGCCGCCGTCAGCCCCGCCAGGATGCCGGCGGCGTGCCGCACCAGCGCCTCGCCCGCCTGCGTCAGCCGCATCTCGCGTCCGCTGCGGATGAGCAACGGCGTGCCCACGGACGTCTCCAGGGCCTTCATCTGCTGGCTGACGGCGGGCTGGGTGCAGCCCAGTTCACGCCCCGCGGCGGAGAAGGAGCCGGTCGCGGCGACGGCACGCAGAACACGGAGATGTCGGGCCTCGATCACGTTTCGAGGATAAGCCCTGCTTTGATACGGCGACGAATAATGCATGGCATCTTTGGGTTCCGGTCCCTTGCCGTATCGACAAGCGGCCGGTCGACGGGCCGGTGCGGGTGGCCGCGCCGGGTCCCCCAGGGCATCCGTGGGAATGGGCTCGCCGGGGACGCGGTGTGCAAGAAGCAGCACCACGGCGGCGACGACCAGGCCGTGTACGCCATGGCGCGCGAGGACCTGGACGCGTGGGAGGGCGAGCTGGGCCGCTCGTTGGCCAACGGCGCCTTCGGTGAGAACCTCACGACGCGGGGCATCGACGTCTCCGGCGCGCTGATCGGCGAGCGCCGGCGCCTCGGGCCCGCGGTGGTGCTCGAGGTCACGAGCGCGCGCATCCCGTGCGGCACCTTTCAGGGCCACATGGACGAGAAGCGGTGGGTGCAGCGGTTCACGCAGAGGGGCGCGCCCGGGGCGTATTCGCGGATGATCCAACCGGGCGATGACCACCGAACGGCCGCTCCAGCCACGGCTGCTGGCGGCGGGTGGGGCACTCCATTCGGAGCTGCGGACGTGGGCGCTCGCGTATGTGGAGCAGAACGGCGCCTGACGGCGTCCTCCGCAGGCGGACGCTGTCGGTCCCGGTCATTAACCTTGCGCCATGACAACGGCATTGATTACGGGATCGACCGCGGGCATCGGTGCCGCGTTCGCACGACGGCTGGCGGCTGACGGGCACAACCTGGTGCTGGTGGCCCGCGACACCAAGCGGCTCCAGGAACAGGCGACCGAACTCCACGACCGCCACGGCATCGAGGCCGAGGTCCTCACCGCCGACCTCGCCACGGACGCGGGCATCGAGGCGGTCGCCGCCCGCCTCTCCGACCGCAGGTCCCCCGTCGACCTCCTCGTCAACAACGCCGGCTTCGGCAACAAGGGCCGTTATCTCGACGTCTCCATGGCCGACGAGCTGAAGATGCTCAAGGTGCACTGCGAGGCGGTGCTGCGCCTGACGTCGGCGGCGACGGAGGCGATGCGGGAGCGGGGGCGCGGGGGTGTGGTGAACGTCGCGTCGGTGGCCGCGTTCGTGCCTCGTGGCACGTATGGCGCCTCGAAGGCGTGGGTCGTGCAGTTCACGCAGGGCGCGGCGAAGGACCTCGCGGGCAGTGGCGTACGGCTCATGGCGCTGTGCCCCGGCTTCGTGCGCACGGAGTTCCACCAGCGGGCCGGGATGGGCACGGACAACATCCCGGGCTGGATGTGGCTCGACGCGGACAAGCTGGTGGCCGCGGCGCTGAGCGACCTGTCCCGCGGGAAGTCGCTGTCTGTCCCGGACCCGCGGTACAAGGCGCTGATGGGGTTGGTGAAGGTGGCGCCGCGGGGTCTGCTGGGCGGGATCTCGTCGCGGACGGGGCGGAAGTACGGGCCGCAGTAAGGCCCGAAAAGGCGGACAATGGTGCTGTTCGAACCGGACCCAGGGGGGCCGGAGGTGATCGCGTATGACGTTCGTACAGCTCATCGACTGCAGGACCAGCCGTTTCGACGAGATGGACCGGCTGATGGACACGTGGGTCGAGCAGACCAAGGGAAAGCGGACCGCGACGCACGCGGTGGTCGGCAAGGACCGGTCCGACACGTCGCACTTCGTCGAGATCGTGGAGTTCCCGTCGTACGAGGAGGCGATGCGGAATTCGGGACTGCCGGAGACCGAACGGATCTTCCAGGGGATGGTCGCGCTGTGCGACGAGATGCCGACCTTCACGGATCTGGACGTGGTGCGGGACGAGCAGCTCAACCCGGCGACGTCACGGGAGTTCTTCGAGCGGGCCGGGCGGTCCGAGACGGACGCCGTGTTCGAACGGTTCTCCGACGACTACCTGGAGCATGACCCGGCCAACCCCGGCGACGTCGGGCTGCAGAGGTCGCGCGAGGTGTATGCCGGGTGGGTGCAGGCCTTCGACCTCGCCTTCCGGGTCGACGACCAGATCGCCCAGGACGACCGGGTGTGCACCCGATGGACCGTGGCCGGCCGGCACAAGGGCGATTTCCTCGGGATCCCGGCCACCGGCCAGAACGTCACCATGAGCGGCACCACCTGGCACCGGTTCCGGGACGGGATGATCTGCGAGGGCTGGTGGCAGTACGACCGGGCCGGGCTGATGGAACAGCTGGGAGTACTCGGGGAGTGACCCGCGAAGGGGAAGGGCCCCGGTCCGGCACGGGTGTGCGGAACGGGGCCCTTTGCGAGCGCTGGGCTCAGTGGGAGTGGCCGTGGCCGTGACCACCGGCGGCCGGCTCCTCCTCTTCCTTCTTCTCGACGACCAGGGTCTCGGTCGTCAGGAGGAGGGAGGCGATGGAGGCGGCGTTCTCCAGGGCGGAGCGGGTGACCTTGACCGGGTCGATGACGCCGGCCTTGACCAGGTCGCCGTACTCGCCGGTCGCGGCGTTGAAGCCCTGGCCCTTGTCGAGCTCGGCGACCTTGGCGGTGATGACGTAGCCCTCGAGGCCGGCGTTCTCCGCGATCCAGCGCAGCGGCTCGACGACGGCCTTGCGGACGACCGCGACACCGGTGGCCTCGTCGCCGGTCTTGCCGAGGCCGCCCTCGAGCACCTTGGCGGCGTGGACCAGAGCGGAGCCACCACCGGAGACGATGCCCTCCTCGACCGCGGCGCGGGTCGCGGAGATGGCGTCCTCCAGACGGTGCTTCTTCTCCTTCAGCTCCACCTCGGTGGCGGCGCCGACCTTGATCACGCACACGCCGCCGGCCAGCTTCGCGAGGCGCTCCTGGAGCTTCTCGCGGTCCCAGTCGGAGTCGGTGTTCTCGATCTCGGCCTTGATCTGGGCGACGCGGCCCGTGACCTCGGAGGAGTCGCCGGCACCGTCGACGACCGTGGTGTCGTCCTTGGTGACGGTGACGCGGCGGGCGGTGCCGAGCACGTCCAGGCCGACCTGGTCGAGCTTGAGGCCGACCTCCTCGGAGATGACCGTGGCGCCGGTGAGGACCGCCAGGTCCTGGAGCATCGCCTTGCGGCGGTCACCGAAGCCGGGAGCCTTGACGGCGACCGCGTTGAACGTGCCGCGGATCTTGTTGACGACCAGGGTCGACAGGGCCTCGCCGTCGACGTCCTCGGCGATGATCAGCAGCGGCTTGGAGGCACCCGACTGGATGACCTTCTCGAGCAGCGGCAGCAGGTCCTGGATCGAGGAGATCTTGCCCTGGTTGATCAGGATGTACGGGTCGTCGAGGACGGCCTCCATACGCTCCTGGTCGGAGACCATGTAGGGCGACAGGTAGCCCTTGTCGAAGGCCATGCCCTCGGTGAAGTCCAGCTCCAGACCGAAGGTGTTGGACTCCTCGACGGTGATGACACCGTCCTTGCCGACCTTGTCCATCGCCTCGGCGATGAGCTCGCCGACCTGGCTGTCCTGGGCGGACAGACCGGCGACGGCGGCGATGTCGGACTTCTCGTCGATCGGGCGGGCGGTCGCGAGGAGCTCCTCGGACACGGCCTTGACCGCGGCGTCGATGCCCTTCTTCAGGGCGGCCGGGGAGGCACCCGCGGCGACGTTCTTCAGGCCCTCGCGGACCAGCGCCTGGGCCAGCACGGTGGCGGTGGTGGTGCCGTCACCCGCGATGTCGTTGGTCTTGGTCGCCACCTCCTTCACCAGCTGGGCGCCGAGGTTCTCGTACGGGTCCTCGATCTCGACCTCACGGGCGATCGTGACACCGTCGTTGGTGATGGTGGGAGCGCCGAACTTCTTGTCGATGACGACGTTGCGACCCTTGGGGCCGATCGTCACCTTGACCGTGTCGGCAAGCTTGTTGACGCCGCGCTCGAGGGCGCGACGGGCGTCCTCGTCGAACTTCAGGATCTTCGCCATGGGAGCGTGAGCCCTCTCGGAAATCTAGGTGAAAAGAGACTGCGCCCCGGGCGCCCGGCTTGTTAGTGGTCGGGGGGCCAGGGGCGCAGCTCAGAGAAATGCTTCGGTGAATTACTTCTCGATGATCGCGAGCACGTCGCGAGCCGAGAGGACGAGGTACTCCTCGCCGTTGTACTTCACCTCGGTGCCGCCGTACTTGCTGTACAGCACGATGTCGCCGGTCTTGACGTCGAGCGGCAGGCGCTCGCCGTTCTCGAAGCGGCCCGGGCCCACGGCCAGGACGACGCCCTCCTGGGGCTTCTCCTTGGCGGTGTCCGGGATGACCAGGCCAGAGGCGGTGGTCTGCTCGGCGTCGAGCGGCTGGACCACAATGCGGTCCTCGAGCGGCTTGATGGCAACCTTGGAGCTGGTGGTCGTCACGATCCGACCTCCCCCTTCGGAGATCACGGGGTTGACTGTCTGAGGTGGCGACCAGGTGGATCCGTCGTCGCGGGTGCCGGACCTGCCCGTCGCTGTGTTGGCACTCTCCAGGGGGGAGTGCCAGACCCGAGACTATGACCGCGATTAGCACTCGGTCAAGCGGAGTGCCAATCGCGTCTCCGGTGGCGTGGCCGGAGCACCTACAGATAGTCCTCCAGCCGCCCCACCGTCAGCCCGCGCCGCTCGATCTCCCGCAGCACCCTCGTCGTCCGTTCCGTCAGCGTCGGTCCCGACGCCTCCCCCGATGCCACCGAGACGATGTCTCCCGCCCGCAGCGGCCGCTGCGGCGCGCCACCCGCCGGCGACACGCTCCACAGCACCACCGCCGAGAGCCCGCAGTCGGCCGCCGCGCGCAGGGTCGTGCGGTCGTACGTGCCATAGGGCGGCCGGAACAGCCGCGGCCGGATCCCGAAGCGGGACCGCACCTTCTCCTGCTGGCCGCAGATCTCGGCGCGCTGGCCGGGGTACGGCAGCCCGCGCAGGGCGGGGTGGTCCAGGGTGTGGTTCTGGATGCTCGCGCCGACCGACTGGAGGCGCGCGAAGTGGCCGTACCCGGGGCCGACGACACTGTCGGTGAGGAACATGCTGACGGGCAGCCGCAGTTCACGGACCATGTCGACGAACCGCGGATCCCTCTCGGCACCGTCGTCATAGGTGAGGAAGACGACCTTGTCGGACGTCCCGACACGTCTGACGACCGGCGGCAGGCCGGCCCGGCGCACCGCCGCGCGCACCGGCACCCGCGGGGGCGTATGCAGCGGGGCCAGGAGGCCCCAGTGGCGGTACGGCCGTCCGTCCGCTCCGTCCCCGCCCGGTCCGTCCGACCCCACCCGCTGCGCCGCCTTCTTGCCCAGCCGTTCGATGGGATCGACGGACTGGGCACAGCCGGTGAGCAGGACGGCGGCCAGCCCGCCGGCGACCAGTGCCCGCGCTCTCACAGGTAGTCCTCGAGGCGGGCCACCGCGTACCCCTCGGCCGTGATCCTGTTCAGGAAGCGGCGGACCATGTCGGGCATCGTGCCCTTCCAGTCCTCCCGGCCCCGGAAGTGGCTGAGCACGATGTCGCCGGGGTGGATGTCCTGGTCCGGCTCGCGGTACTCCCAGTGGTCGACGAAGACCTCTTCGTTCCAGATGGGCGCGTACTTGATGCCGCAGGACCTGGCCGCGCGCAGGGTGTCCTCGTTGTAGTTGCCGTAGGGCGGGCGGAAGAGCGTGGGCCGCTTGCCGAACCGCCTTTCCATGACGTCCTGCATCCCACAGATCTCGCGCTGCTGGCCGGCGTACGACAGCGCGGGCAGGTAGGGGTGGTGGAGCGTGTGGTTGTTCAGCACCACCCCCGTGTCCCGCATCCTCGCGAAGTAGCCGTAGTCGTCCTTGACCAGGTAGTCGCTGAGGAAGGCGGTGTACGGGATCTTCAGCTCGCTCATCATCCGCAGGAATGCGGGGTCCTTCTCGGCGCCGTCGTCGATGGTGAGGAAGACGATCTTCTGCTCGGTGGGGACCGTGGTGAAGACCGGGGGCAGCCCCTTCTCCTCGTGGCCGTCGACCTCGAAGCCGTGGCGGGTGGTGATGCGGGGCTTGGCCACGGGCGCCGGCGGGGCCGTCAGTGGCACCTCCTTCAGGCCCCAGCGCCTGGCGGCGGCGATCCGGATCTGCTCGGCGCGGAGCCGGGCGGCCCGGATACGGGTCTTGTCGGCCTGGAGGTCTCCGGCGGGAGCCGGGGGCGCGTTGAGGGGCTGCTGCGGCCGTACGCCGGTCCCGGCCGGGCCGGCGCAGCCGGAGACCAGGGCGGCCACCGCCAGGAGGACGAGGCCGCCACGGATCGACACCGACACCATCAACGCAC
Encoded proteins:
- a CDS encoding LysR family transcriptional regulator — encoded protein: MIEARHLRVLRAVAATGSFSAAGRELGCTQPAVSQQMKALETSVGTPLLIRSGREMRLTQAGEALVRHAAGILAGLTAAEEEVAAIAGLRAGRVRLVSFPSGSSTLVPTALAALRAAHPGTRVFLEEAEPPQSVGLLREGDCDIALAFRYEGAGGGDEWDDLVVRPLLTDRLVALVPERHRLARAGAVSIGELAGESWIAGCPRCRGQLVEVCEGAGFTPRIDFATDDYPAVVGLVGAGLGVAVLPQLAVESVRPRGARTVTLEPAVRREIVALTLPDLAQVPAVAATLEQLARAADR
- a CDS encoding SDR family NAD(P)-dependent oxidoreductase; translation: MTTALITGSTAGIGAAFARRLAADGHNLVLVARDTKRLQEQATELHDRHGIEAEVLTADLATDAGIEAVAARLSDRRSPVDLLVNNAGFGNKGRYLDVSMADELKMLKVHCEAVLRLTSAATEAMRERGRGGVVNVASVAAFVPRGTYGASKAWVVQFTQGAAKDLAGSGVRLMALCPGFVRTEFHQRAGMGTDNIPGWMWLDADKLVAAALSDLSRGKSLSVPDPRYKALMGLVKVAPRGLLGGISSRTGRKYGPQ
- a CDS encoding ester cyclase; this encodes MTFVQLIDCRTSRFDEMDRLMDTWVEQTKGKRTATHAVVGKDRSDTSHFVEIVEFPSYEEAMRNSGLPETERIFQGMVALCDEMPTFTDLDVVRDEQLNPATSREFFERAGRSETDAVFERFSDDYLEHDPANPGDVGLQRSREVYAGWVQAFDLAFRVDDQIAQDDRVCTRWTVAGRHKGDFLGIPATGQNVTMSGTTWHRFRDGMICEGWWQYDRAGLMEQLGVLGE
- the groL gene encoding chaperonin GroEL (60 kDa chaperone family; promotes refolding of misfolded polypeptides especially under stressful conditions; forms two stacked rings of heptamers to form a barrel-shaped 14mer; ends can be capped by GroES; misfolded proteins enter the barrel where they are refolded when GroES binds), with translation MAKILKFDEDARRALERGVNKLADTVKVTIGPKGRNVVIDKKFGAPTITNDGVTIAREVEIEDPYENLGAQLVKEVATKTNDIAGDGTTTATVLAQALVREGLKNVAAGASPAALKKGIDAAVKAVSEELLATARPIDEKSDIAAVAGLSAQDSQVGELIAEAMDKVGKDGVITVEESNTFGLELDFTEGMAFDKGYLSPYMVSDQERMEAVLDDPYILINQGKISSIQDLLPLLEKVIQSGASKPLLIIAEDVDGEALSTLVVNKIRGTFNAVAVKAPGFGDRRKAMLQDLAVLTGATVISEEVGLKLDQVGLDVLGTARRVTVTKDDTTVVDGAGDSSEVTGRVAQIKAEIENTDSDWDREKLQERLAKLAGGVCVIKVGAATEVELKEKKHRLEDAISATRAAVEEGIVSGGGSALVHAAKVLEGGLGKTGDEATGVAVVRKAVVEPLRWIAENAGLEGYVITAKVAELDKGQGFNAATGEYGDLVKAGVIDPVKVTRSALENAASIASLLLTTETLVVEKKEEEEPAAGGHGHGHSH
- the groES gene encoding co-chaperone GroES codes for the protein MTTTSSKVAIKPLEDRIVVQPLDAEQTTASGLVIPDTAKEKPQEGVVLAVGPGRFENGERLPLDVKTGDIVLYSKYGGTEVKYNGEEYLVLSARDVLAIIEK
- a CDS encoding polysaccharide deacetylase family protein, whose amino-acid sequence is MRARALVAGGLAAVLLTGCAQSVDPIERLGKKAAQRVGSDGPGGDGADGRPYRHWGLLAPLHTPPRVPVRAAVRRAGLPPVVRRVGTSDKVVFLTYDDGAERDPRFVDMVRELRLPVSMFLTDSVVGPGYGHFARLQSVGASIQNHTLDHPALRGLPYPGQRAEICGQQEKVRSRFGIRPRLFRPPYGTYDRTTLRAAADCGLSAVVLWSVSPAGGAPQRPLRAGDIVSVASGEASGPTLTERTTRVLREIERRGLTVGRLEDYL
- a CDS encoding polysaccharide deacetylase family protein, which codes for MVSVSIRGGLVLLAVAALVSGCAGPAGTGVRPQQPLNAPPAPAGDLQADKTRIRAARLRAEQIRIAAARRWGLKEVPLTAPPAPVAKPRITTRHGFEVDGHEEKGLPPVFTTVPTEQKIVFLTIDDGAEKDPAFLRMMSELKIPYTAFLSDYLVKDDYGYFARMRDTGVVLNNHTLHHPYLPALSYAGQQREICGMQDVMERRFGKRPTLFRPPYGNYNEDTLRAARSCGIKYAPIWNEEVFVDHWEYREPDQDIHPGDIVLSHFRGREDWKGTMPDMVRRFLNRITAEGYAVARLEDYL